The Triticum aestivum cultivar Chinese Spring chromosome 7B, IWGSC CS RefSeq v2.1, whole genome shotgun sequence genome window below encodes:
- the LOC123157372 gene encoding lysine-specific histone demethylase 1 homolog 2 codes for MSLPSPPPPSGRPRRAASARPGSYDESLVDTELQAYLGNSPSRRIRRLRRLSPEERQRETETEALIALSLGFPIDALLPAEEAILADADAAAPNDYIVVRNHILASWRADPRVPLPRARVLETVASSYDHLVAAAHGFLTREGHVNFGVSAAFPASSPADALQAPAASVLVIGAGLAGLAAARQLLRFGLRVLVLEGRARPGGRVYTSRLGGGQAAVELGGSVITGIHANPLGVLARQLGIPLHKVRDRCPLYHTDGRTVGTRLDRSIDLVFNTLLDHATRLREALKEAAERISLGEGIERLRRLYNVAKSEEEREVLDWHLANLEFSNAGCLSELSLAHWDQDDQFEMGGDHCFLAGGNSRLVHALCDGVPVLYEKTVKRIEHGVDGVSITVEGGQVFQADMALCTVPLGVLKSGSIVFDPELPENKLGAIQRLGFGLLNKVAMVFPSVFWDEEIDTFGCLNKESSKRGEFFLFYSYHTVSGGAVLVALVAGEAALEFEKVDPVVTLHRVLGILRGIYGPKGVTVPDPIQSACTRWGSDPLCCGSYSHIRVGSSGTDYDILAESVSEDRLFFAGEATNRAYPATMHGALLSGLREASRILRASQSRVDSDHKKYALQKSLRPPDGILEDLFTEPDLEFSRFSFVFSSMTPDDPQSMGLLRITLENPHLEGDQKDQEPAAEKEAHQKAFHLYAAISREQANQLQLAGDDDRGRLELLCKDLSVKLMGYDSTCDTGNSLILSIQSAQKARKRLQRPKDFKF; via the exons AtgtcgctgccgtcgccgccgccgccgtcgggccGCCCGCGCCGTGCGGCGTCGGCGCGTCCGGGGTCGTACGACGAGTCGCTGGTCGACACCGAGCTGCAGGCCTACCTTGGGAACTCCCCGTCGCGGCGCATCCGGCGCCTGCGCCGCCTCTCCCCGGAGGAGCGCCAGCgcgagacggagacagaggcgctcATTGCGCTCTCCCTGGGCTTCCCCATCGACGCCCTCCTCCCCGCCGAGGAGGCCATCCTCGCGGACGCCGATGCCGCCGCCCCCAACGACTACATCGTCGTCCGCAACCACATCCTCGCCTCCTGGCGCGCCGACCCGCGGGTGCCGCTCCCCCGCGCGCGCGTGCTCGAGACCGTTGCCTCGAGCTACGACCACCTAGTCGCCGCCGCGCACGGCTTCCTCACCCGCGAGGGCCACGTCAACTTCGGCGTCTCCGCCGCCTTCCCCGCATCCTCTCCCGCCGACGCGCTCCAGGCCCCAGCCGCTTCCGTCCTCGTCATCGGTGCTGGCCTCGCCGGGCTCGCTGCCGCGCGGCAGCTTCTCCGCTTCGGCCTCCGCGTGCTCGTCCTGGAGGGCCGCGCCCGCCCTGGTGGCCGCGTTTACACCTCCCGCCTAGGCGGGGGCCAGGCCGCCGTCGAGCTCGGTGGGAGCGTCATCACTGGCATCCACGCCAACCCGCTAGGCGTGCTCGCCCGCCAGCTCGGGATTCCTCTCCACAAGGTGCGTGACCGCTGCCCACTGTACCACACTGACGGCCGGACTGTGGGCACCAGGCTAGATAGAAGTATCGATTTGGTGTTCAATACGCTTCTTGACCACGCCACCAGGCTGCGGGAGGCTCTCAAGGAAGCCGCAGAGAGGATCTCGCTGGGGGAAGGGATCGAAAGGCTGAGAAGGTTGTACAATGTGGCCAAAAGCGAGGAAGAGAGGGAGGTTCTGGACTGGCATCTGGCAAACCTTGAGTTCTCCAATGCTGGTTGCTTATCGGAGCTCTCTCTGGCGCACTGGGACCAGGACGACCAGTTTGAGATGGGTGGTGACCATTGCTTCTTGGCTGGAGGGAATTCGAGGCTGGTACACGCCTTATGTGATGGTGTACCAGTGTTGTATGAGAAGACGGTGAAGCGGATTGAGCATGGAGTAGATGGCGTGAGCATCACAGTGGAAGGAGGGCAGGTTTTTCAGGCGGACATGGCGCTCTGCACTGTTCCGCTTGGAGTGCTCAAGAGTGGGAGCATTGTGTTTGACCCAGAGTTGCCTGAAAACAAGCTTGGGGCGATTCAGAGGTTGGGGTTTGGTTTGTTGAACAAAGTGGCTATGGTGTTCCCATCTGTATTTTGGGATGAGGAAATTGACACATTTGGGTGTTTGAATAAGGAGTCCAGCAAGCGTGGGGAATTCTTTCTCTTCTACAGCTACCATACCGTCTCTGGCGGTGCAGTACTTGTTGCACTTGTGGCGGGAGAGGCTGCTTTGGAGTTTGAAAAGGTTGATCCTGTTGTTACACTTCATCGAGTACTTGGTATTCTTCGAG GTATCTATGGCCCAAAAGGCGTTACTGTGCCTGACCCCATTCAATCTGCTTGTACAAGATGGGGTAGTGATCCTCTCTGTTGCGGTTCATACTCTCACATCAGAGTTGGGTCTTCTGGAACGGACTATGACATTCTTGCTGAGAGTGTCAGTGAAGACCGGCTCTTCTTTGCTGGAGAAGCAACCAACCGTGCATACCCTGCAACGATGCATGGTGCCTTATTGAGCGGACTAAGAGAAGCTTCCAGAATTCTCCGGGCTTCACAAAGCAGAGTGGATTCCGATCATAAAAAGTATGCTCTGCAGAAAAGCCTTAGACCTCCTGATGGCATCCTTGAAGATCTTTTCACGGAGCCAGATCTTGAATTCAGCAGATTCTCATTCGTGTTCTCCTCCATGACACCCGACGATCCACAGTCTATGGGCTTGCTCAGGATTACACTTGAGAATCCCCATTTGGAAGGGGACCAAAAGGATCAGGAGCCTGCAGCCGAGAAGGAGGCTCACCAGAAAGCTTTCCACTTATATGCCGCCATCTCTCGAGAGCAGGCCAATCAGCTGCAACTGGCAGGCGACGACGATCGAGGTAGGTTAGAGTTGCTATGCAAGGATCTTAGTGTAAAGCTGATGGGGTACGACAGTACATGTGATACAGGCAACTCTCTGATTTTAAGCATCCAAAGCGCTCAGAAAGCCAGGAAGAGGCTGCAGCGCCCGAAGGACTTCAAATTCTGA